The following proteins are co-located in the Blochmannia endosymbiont of Camponotus sp. genome:
- the lolD gene encoding lipoprotein-releasing ABC transporter ATP-binding protein LolD has protein sequence MADIPLLHCIQLTKYYQRANLLIRVLNCITLSIQSNEMIAVVGASGSGKSTLLHLLGGLDKPTEGEIFFEGHALHKLTDSERSVIRNKRLGFVYQFHHLLLDFDVLENVAMPLLIGGIAFNQAKNRAQCILESVGLKNYIHSFPHELSGGESQRVTIARAIVNNPSLILADEPTGNLDQKNSDSIFQLLKKLNTYYGTTFLIATHDLNLAKQCHKIFLISNGKIKLSQNDSFR, from the coding sequence ATGGCTGATATTCCATTGTTGCATTGTATTCAGTTAACAAAATATTATCAACGCGCTAATTTATTAATTAGAGTGTTGAATTGCATTACTCTGAGTATACAATCTAATGAAATGATTGCTGTGGTAGGAGCATCTGGATCTGGCAAAAGTACATTGTTGCATTTGCTTGGAGGATTGGATAAGCCAACTGAAGGGGAGATATTTTTTGAGGGTCATGCGCTACATAAATTAACTGACAGCGAACGTTCTGTGATACGTAATAAACGGTTAGGGTTTGTTTATCAATTTCATCATTTATTGTTAGATTTTGATGTTTTAGAAAATGTAGCAATGCCTTTATTGATTGGAGGTATTGCGTTTAATCAGGCAAAAAATAGGGCACAATGTATATTAGAGTCAGTTGGATTAAAAAATTATATTCATTCTTTTCCGCATGAATTATCTGGGGGGGAAAGTCAACGAGTGACTATAGCTCGGGCTATAGTAAATAATCCATCTTTAATATTAGCTGATGAACCAACCGGTAATTTAGATCAAAAAAATTCAGATAGTATCTTTCAATTATTAAAAAAGTTAAATACATATTATGGCACAACTTTTTTAATCGCAACGCATGATTTAAATTTGGCTAAACAATGTCATAAAATATTTTTGATATCTAATGGTAAAATAAAATTGAGTCAGAATGACTCGTTTAGGTAA
- a CDS encoding penicillin-binding protein activator LpoB codes for MIVNKQIAHLLLSMIFLYHIGLCNNNVSILTTEPILLIPQKINLINWQPVLLRMLQSVFFFDNIERDSVLLVNMVKNKTDGILQASKITNILIHYIVENTRKYNVIDMEILYSVYRELGMLPEDNRNSYSFSMKIANYLKANYILYGIAYGDALKPNLELQLISVKTGEILRVVNGSV; via the coding sequence ATGATTGTGAATAAACAAATAGCGCATCTACTTCTTAGTATGATTTTTTTATATCATATTGGTTTATGTAACAATAATGTGTCTATTTTGACGACAGAACCTATTTTATTAATACCACAAAAAATTAATTTAATTAATTGGCAACCGGTTTTACTAAGAATGCTTCAAAGTGTGTTTTTTTTTGATAATATCGAACGTGATAGCGTATTATTAGTAAATATGGTAAAGAATAAAACTGATGGTATTTTGCAGGCTAGCAAAATTACAAATATTTTGATTCATTATATTGTAGAGAATACCAGGAAATATAATGTTATCGATATGGAAATACTGTATTCTGTATATAGGGAATTAGGTATGTTACCAGAAGATAATAGAAATTCTTATAGTTTTTCTATGAAAATTGCAAATTATTTAAAAGCGAATTATATTTTGTATGGTATTGCTTATGGAGATGCATTAAAACCAAATTTAGAATTGCAATTAATATCCGTTAAAACCGGTGAGATTTTACGTGTTGTTAACGGTTCTGTATAA
- the lolC gene encoding lipoprotein-releasing ABC transporter permease subunit LolC yields the protein MHRSTILFIALRYISGKSIDQFGRHIYWFSSFAIMIGVMAMITVLSVMNGFERELKQNLLHFIPHALLTTPKGYVHVRDKPNLVLDQLHNIMRKEPLVISNVILQSSNKMSFGVMLGIDPTCFEPLCGYLVNKRENQLVVGKYYIILGSALAKKLEVHINDQVRLLVPSVMQITPIGHIPSQRLFTVLDIYITNSEVDSYQVLVHQLDASALMHYPFQCVTGWRLWLHEPFLLSHYTQQMRLHTDWMWKDWREYKGSLFQAMKIEKNIMSLLLGLIIIAAGFNIVSFLVLLILEKQIEIAILKTYGFTRRQIILLFMVQGVTNGFFGIILGTISGVLLSHKLNKILLFLKIFPDTIFLPIEIKYSQISSIIFMTFIMILLATLYPSWRAASFYPAKILRYG from the coding sequence ATGCATCGATCGACTATATTGTTTATTGCTCTACGTTATATTTCAGGAAAATCGATAGATCAATTTGGTCGGCATATTTATTGGTTTTCTAGTTTTGCTATTATGATAGGTGTGATGGCTATGATAACCGTGTTATCAGTTATGAATGGTTTTGAGCGTGAGTTAAAACAAAATCTTCTGCATTTCATACCTCATGCGTTACTCACTACCCCCAAAGGATATGTACATGTTAGAGATAAACCAAATTTAGTATTAGATCAATTACACAATATAATGCGTAAGGAGCCATTGGTCATATCCAATGTGATATTGCAAAGTTCCAATAAGATGTCGTTTGGAGTTATGTTAGGGATCGATCCAACTTGTTTTGAACCATTGTGTGGTTATTTGGTAAATAAACGTGAAAATCAATTGGTTGTAGGAAAATATTATATAATTCTTGGATCAGCATTAGCAAAAAAACTTGAAGTACATATAAATGATCAAGTTCGTTTGCTTGTTCCTTCTGTTATGCAGATCACTCCTATTGGCCATATCCCCAGTCAACGACTGTTTACGGTATTAGATATTTATATTACTAACAGTGAAGTTGATTCTTATCAAGTATTAGTTCATCAATTAGATGCTTCTGCGTTAATGCATTATCCATTTCAATGTGTTACTGGGTGGCGTTTATGGTTACATGAACCATTTTTACTCAGTCACTACACTCAACAAATGCGATTACATACAGACTGGATGTGGAAGGATTGGAGAGAATATAAAGGGTCTTTATTTCAAGCGATGAAAATAGAAAAAAATATAATGTCTTTGTTGTTAGGTTTAATTATAATAGCAGCAGGTTTTAACATTGTTTCTTTTTTAGTATTATTAATATTAGAAAAACAAATAGAAATTGCAATACTCAAAACATATGGTTTCACTCGCCGACAAATTATCTTACTTTTTATGGTTCAAGGAGTTACTAATGGGTTTTTTGGTATTATATTGGGAACGATATCAGGAGTATTGTTATCTCATAAGTTAAATAAAATATTATTATTTTTAAAAATATTTCCAGATACTATATTTTTACCTATAGAAATAAAATATTCTCAAATTTCAAGTATCATATTCATGACGTTTATTATGATCTTGTTGGCTACGTTGTACCCATCGTGGCGAGCGGCTTCTTTTTATCCTGCAAAAATTTTACGTTATGGCTGA
- a CDS encoding FtsX-like permease family protein — protein sequence MMLSLKIALKFHRGSSGNILISLMSLISVISITIGILISIIALSTMNGFKYELSNRILSVIPHGEIEPIRAPFVNWQTVLECIRRIPDISHASPYINFYGVIEYNNKWHVVYVRSVDLKQNVNENALLNFIEKDSWKYFCENIEKIILGKGISEDLGIRVGDWITVVTAHDFRSNNKLLSSKKIRLQVAGILNSNSQLDCNIAIMSLSDVQHYYDETSDVAGIAIKLNNIFSVNKTLYKIQRMLNQQVFARSWMETYGYIYQDIQMIRIIIYLSMILIVGISCFNVIAVLILSIKDKNYDIAIIRALGAKNILIQCVFFWHGLIIYIISSIIGTGLGIFIAFHLTSLITICNDLLGNKILSEGTYFINFLPVKLNEWDILLVLSTTLLLGSLTSWYAASKTRQVNLSEILK from the coding sequence ATGATGTTGTCTTTGAAAATTGCATTAAAATTTCATCGAGGTTCGAGTGGTAATATTTTAATATCCTTAATGTCTTTGATTTCTGTTATTAGTATTACTATAGGAATACTTATATCTATAATTGCATTAAGTACAATGAATGGATTTAAATATGAATTAAGTAATCGTATTTTATCAGTTATTCCACATGGGGAAATTGAACCAATAAGAGCACCATTTGTTAATTGGCAAACAGTTTTAGAGTGTATTCGTCGGATACCAGATATTAGTCATGCGAGTCCTTATATTAATTTTTATGGAGTTATTGAATATAATAATAAATGGCATGTAGTTTATGTTAGAAGTGTAGATTTGAAGCAAAACGTCAATGAAAACGCATTACTTAATTTTATAGAAAAAGATTCTTGGAAATATTTTTGCGAAAATATAGAAAAAATTATTTTAGGAAAAGGAATATCAGAAGATTTAGGAATTAGAGTGGGTGATTGGATTACTGTTGTGACTGCTCATGATTTTCGTTCAAATAATAAATTATTGTCATCTAAGAAAATTCGTTTACAAGTAGCTGGAATATTAAATTCAAATAGTCAATTAGACTGCAATATTGCAATAATGTCTTTATCAGATGTGCAACATTATTATGATGAAACGTCAGATGTTGCAGGAATAGCTATTAAGCTTAACAATATTTTTTCTGTTAATAAAACACTATATAAAATTCAAAGAATGCTGAACCAGCAGGTTTTTGCGCGTAGTTGGATGGAAACTTATGGATATATTTATCAAGACATTCAAATGATTCGCATAATTATATATTTATCAATGATATTAATCGTAGGTATTTCTTGTTTTAATGTAATTGCTGTACTGATTTTATCAATAAAAGACAAAAACTATGATATTGCGATAATACGTGCATTGGGAGCTAAAAATATTTTAATTCAATGTGTGTTTTTTTGGCACGGGTTAATTATTTATATAATTTCTAGTATTATAGGCACTGGATTGGGTATTTTTATAGCTTTTCATTTAACAAGTTTAATTACGATATGCAATGATTTATTAGGAAATAAAATTTTATCAGAAGGAACTTATTTTATTAATTTTTTACCCGTTAAGTTAAATGAATGGGATATATTGTTGGTACTAAGCACAACATTATTATTAGGCTCATTAACTAGTTGGTATGCAGCGTCAAAAACAAGGCAGGTTAATTTATCTGAAATCTTAAAATAA
- a CDS encoding YchF/TatD family DNA exonuclease, protein MFLVDSHCHLNQLNYQDIHKNVSDVLNKAKQKGVQLVLSVSLTMSDYDDMVRLIGYRSDVVFSCGVHPTYIYNINNFDSEKLYVLSSKRNVVAIGETGLDYYHRLESDSKKNQKKAFREHIRVAKAAKKPIIVHSRASCQDTVTLLRSEEAGECGGILHCFSEDIDTARLLLDLNFYISFSGMITFTKSYMMQEVIKYVPSDRILLETDSPYLTPVPYRGKENQPAYIYEIAKYVAFIKNINIDELAVITTSNFRTLFHLK, encoded by the coding sequence ATGTTTTTGGTGGATTCCCATTGTCATTTAAATCAATTGAATTATCAAGATATTCATAAAAATGTATCAGATGTGTTGAATAAAGCTAAACAAAAGGGGGTGCAATTAGTCTTGTCGGTCAGCCTTACTATGTCGGATTATGATGATATGGTAAGATTAATTGGATATAGAAGTGATGTTGTGTTTTCTTGTGGAGTGCATCCTACATATATATATAATATTAATAATTTTGACAGTGAAAAATTGTATGTTTTGTCTTCTAAAAGGAATGTAGTAGCTATCGGTGAAACTGGATTGGATTATTATCATCGATTAGAATCAGATAGCAAAAAAAATCAAAAAAAAGCATTTAGAGAACATATTCGTGTTGCTAAAGCAGCAAAAAAACCAATTATTGTACATAGTCGCGCTTCTTGTCAGGATACTGTCACTCTTTTACGCTCAGAAGAAGCAGGGGAGTGCGGTGGTATATTGCATTGTTTTAGTGAAGATATAGATACTGCAAGATTGTTGTTAGATCTCAATTTTTATATATCTTTTTCTGGAATGATAACGTTTACTAAATCTTATATGATGCAGGAAGTCATTAAATATGTACCTTCCGATCGTATTTTATTAGAAACTGATTCTCCTTATTTAACTCCAGTTCCTTATAGAGGGAAAGAGAATCAACCTGCTTACATATATGAAATCGCCAAATACGTAGCGTTTATAAAAAATATAAATATAGATGAATTAGCAGTTATCACTACATCTAATTTTCGTACTTTGTTTCATTTAAAATAA
- a CDS encoding HIT domain-containing protein, which produces MKKDNIFMNIIQKKVKTDILYQDELVTAFYDLSPKAPVHVLIVPNILIPTVNHATTHDEMILGRLFIVAAKIAEKKNIHSSGYRLIVNCNDHAGQEIYHLHMHLLGGEPLGPLLQK; this is translated from the coding sequence ATGAAAAAAGACAATATTTTTATGAATATTATTCAAAAAAAAGTCAAAACTGATATATTATATCAGGATGAGTTAGTTACTGCATTTTATGATTTAAGTCCTAAGGCACCTGTTCATGTATTAATTGTGCCTAATATTTTGATTCCTACCGTTAATCATGCAACAACTCATGATGAAATGATATTAGGTAGGTTGTTTATAGTAGCGGCAAAAATCGCTGAAAAAAAGAATATACATTCTTCAGGTTATCGTTTAATAGTTAATTGTAACGATCATGCTGGCCAAGAAATTTATCATCTTCATATGCATTTATTGGGCGGAGAGCCTTTGGGCCCTTTGTTGCAGAAATAA